A single region of the Paramicrobacterium fandaimingii genome encodes:
- a CDS encoding ABC transporter permease codes for MTRTLEKTTSLPTAPPTAARLRTLLFGRSAAIIALLVIVWIVASVSVDNFTTPNTLYFLILDVFPVLLIALPMTFVIITGEIDLSVASMVGLSSVTIGALFQAGVPVPAAIVVALIVGVIGGALNGFLVTTVGLPSLAVTIGSLALYRGIAVGILGTTAVTGFPDVFGDLVKERLFGQGTAIPGILIIFIVLAIIAVVILHATGIGRSTYAIGLNKEASAFSGIDAGRLKFWFFVASGTVSALAGAFWTLRYDSARGDNAMGLELVVVAAVLVGGVSIFGGRGSLIGVIAGVLVIGALRSALRLADVSSDVINVATGLLLVVSVIVPSIISAVSRFAERRRVAAAAS; via the coding sequence ATGACGCGCACGCTCGAGAAGACAACGTCGCTGCCCACGGCTCCGCCTACTGCAGCGCGACTTCGCACATTGCTGTTCGGCCGGTCAGCGGCGATCATCGCTCTGCTCGTGATCGTGTGGATCGTCGCCTCAGTGAGCGTTGACAACTTCACGACTCCGAACACGCTGTACTTTCTGATCCTCGACGTCTTCCCCGTTCTGCTCATCGCACTTCCCATGACCTTCGTGATCATCACAGGCGAGATCGACCTGTCGGTCGCGAGCATGGTCGGACTGTCGAGCGTGACGATCGGCGCCCTCTTCCAGGCCGGGGTTCCGGTTCCGGCAGCGATCGTCGTGGCTCTAATCGTCGGCGTGATCGGCGGCGCGCTGAATGGCTTCCTCGTGACGACTGTTGGACTTCCCTCACTTGCGGTCACGATCGGCTCGCTCGCGCTCTATCGCGGCATCGCCGTGGGAATTCTCGGAACCACAGCCGTCACTGGTTTTCCCGACGTATTCGGCGACCTCGTCAAGGAACGGCTCTTCGGACAGGGAACGGCGATCCCCGGCATTCTCATCATCTTCATTGTTCTCGCGATCATCGCTGTCGTGATCCTGCACGCTACAGGGATCGGGCGAAGCACCTATGCCATCGGGCTCAACAAGGAGGCGTCGGCGTTCTCTGGAATCGACGCCGGTCGCCTGAAGTTCTGGTTCTTCGTCGCGAGCGGCACGGTCTCCGCCCTCGCTGGAGCGTTCTGGACGCTGCGCTACGACTCGGCGCGTGGCGACAACGCCATGGGGCTCGAACTCGTGGTCGTTGCCGCGGTGCTGGTCGGAGGCGTCTCGATCTTCGGCGGCCGCGGCTCGCTCATCGGAGTCATTGCCGGGGTGCTCGTCATCGGGGCCCTGCGCAGCGCGCTGCGCCTCGCCGACGTCTCGTCAGACGTCATCAACGTCGCGACAGGGCTCTTGCTCGTCGTGTCGGTGATCGTGCCCTCGATCATCTCGGCCGTCTCCCGGTTCGCCGAGCGAAGACGCGTTGCCGCGGCAGCATCCTGA
- a CDS encoding ABC transporter permease, with the protein MNSLTALVKRRETSVALAVIVVIVIATLFNSNFAFGSDGFRNLLLTPSILVLLAIAQAVVVITRNIDLSVSAVLGLSAYATGRMFTDWPDAPTILVILLGVLLGTGLGVINGLLVSVAKVPALVITLGTLYIYRGIDIAWAGSTRINASDLPSDFTAIGTGSLFGIPWLTVIALIAFAVLAYYLGYMRSGRDLYAIGSNPDAAELYGLPVARRIFGTFVISGTLSGIAGVMYAARYATVSATAGSGMELDSVAAAVIGGVAIFGGSGTVLGAALGAVLLSTINRALPTVGIQDFWQQAVVGALIIGAIVLDRVLSLRTQRAVFRERQSAGAEREGVSS; encoded by the coding sequence ATGAACAGCCTGACTGCCCTCGTCAAGCGGCGCGAAACCAGCGTCGCTCTCGCGGTGATCGTCGTGATCGTGATCGCCACGCTCTTCAACTCCAACTTCGCATTCGGCTCAGACGGCTTTCGCAACCTGTTGCTCACGCCGTCGATTCTCGTTCTGCTCGCCATCGCTCAGGCCGTCGTCGTCATCACCAGGAACATCGACCTCTCGGTCAGCGCGGTCCTTGGTCTCTCGGCATATGCCACTGGGCGCATGTTCACTGATTGGCCGGACGCGCCGACGATCCTGGTGATTCTGCTCGGTGTGCTTCTCGGCACGGGACTTGGCGTCATCAATGGTCTGCTCGTCAGCGTCGCCAAGGTTCCGGCTCTCGTGATCACACTGGGAACGCTCTACATCTATCGCGGCATCGACATTGCCTGGGCGGGGTCAACGCGCATCAACGCGTCAGACCTGCCGTCGGACTTCACAGCCATCGGCACGGGGTCGCTCTTCGGCATCCCATGGCTCACTGTCATCGCCCTCATTGCCTTCGCCGTGCTCGCCTACTACCTCGGCTATATGCGTTCCGGGCGCGATCTCTACGCGATCGGGTCGAATCCGGATGCCGCGGAGCTCTACGGTCTTCCCGTCGCACGCCGTATCTTCGGAACATTCGTGATCTCGGGAACGCTCTCCGGCATCGCCGGCGTGATGTACGCCGCACGGTATGCGACTGTGAGCGCGACGGCGGGCTCCGGAATGGAGCTCGACTCTGTTGCCGCTGCAGTCATCGGCGGTGTCGCGATCTTCGGCGGGAGCGGAACCGTGCTCGGCGCCGCACTCGGAGCCGTGCTGCTGTCGACGATCAATCGCGCACTGCCCACCGTCGGCATTCAGGACTTCTGGCAGCAGGCCGTCGTGGGCGCGCTCATCATCGGCGCCATCGTGCTCGACCGCGTTCTCTCGCTGCGCACGCAGCGCGCGGTCTTTCGAGAGCGACAATCCGCCGGTGCCGAACGTGAAGGAGTCAGCTCATGA
- a CDS encoding sugar ABC transporter ATP-binding protein: MPIPDVPPILELRDVRKTFGSVVALDSGSLTLYPGSIHAVVGENGAGKSTLVKVVAGVHRRDSGAVTLAGEDVDFGSTAEAKNAGVAVIYQEPTLFPDLTVAENVFMGRHPVAAVGKIDRRTMNSETAKLFDRLGVSIDPTRIALGLSIADQQVLEIAKAISLDARVLVMDEPTAALSGVEVTRLFTIARALRDEGRGLVFISHRFDEIFDLCDTVTVMRDGAYVSTHSIDAVSPAEIVTLMVGRDVDTLFPKTEGTGPGDIVLSVEGLTSPGVFSDVNFTVREREIVGLAGLVGAGRSEIARAIFGIDSYTEGVIRVDGSVLARGNPRKAIKAGIGLVPEDRRQQGLIVDMSVARNMTLVIRRALARWGLMSSGREYAKAEEGAAKLRVKAGDLDSEARTMSGGNQQKVVLAKWLETNPRLLIVDEPTRGIDIGTKAEVHRLLDELAQQGMAILMISSELPEVLGMSDRVLVVREGRLTAELSRADATSETVMTAATRTEDAA, encoded by the coding sequence ATGCCGATCCCTGATGTCCCGCCGATACTCGAGTTGCGCGACGTGCGAAAGACCTTCGGGTCGGTCGTTGCCCTCGACTCAGGCAGCCTGACGCTTTACCCCGGGTCAATCCACGCGGTCGTCGGCGAGAACGGTGCGGGCAAGTCGACGCTCGTCAAGGTGGTCGCCGGTGTGCACCGCCGTGACTCAGGTGCCGTCACGCTCGCCGGAGAAGACGTCGACTTCGGGTCGACAGCCGAAGCGAAGAACGCCGGGGTTGCCGTCATCTACCAGGAGCCGACGCTCTTCCCCGACCTCACCGTCGCGGAGAACGTCTTCATGGGCCGCCATCCGGTGGCGGCAGTGGGAAAGATCGACAGACGCACAATGAACAGCGAGACTGCGAAGCTGTTTGACCGTCTCGGCGTCTCAATCGACCCGACTCGCATCGCGCTAGGTCTCTCGATCGCCGACCAGCAGGTTCTCGAGATTGCCAAGGCCATCTCTCTTGATGCGCGCGTGCTCGTGATGGACGAGCCCACCGCTGCACTGAGCGGGGTCGAGGTCACGCGCCTCTTCACGATCGCCCGCGCCCTTCGCGACGAAGGCCGCGGGCTCGTCTTCATCTCGCACCGGTTCGATGAGATCTTCGACCTCTGCGACACCGTGACCGTGATGCGCGACGGGGCATACGTGTCTACGCACAGCATCGACGCGGTCAGTCCGGCAGAGATCGTCACCCTCATGGTCGGCAGAGACGTCGACACGCTGTTTCCCAAAACGGAGGGAACAGGGCCAGGAGACATCGTGCTCTCGGTCGAGGGGTTGACCTCGCCCGGAGTCTTCTCAGACGTGAACTTCACGGTTCGCGAACGCGAGATCGTCGGTCTCGCGGGACTCGTCGGCGCGGGCCGAAGCGAGATTGCCCGTGCGATCTTTGGAATCGACAGCTACACCGAAGGCGTCATCCGCGTGGACGGCAGCGTGCTCGCGCGCGGAAATCCGCGCAAGGCGATCAAAGCGGGAATCGGCCTCGTACCCGAGGACCGCCGCCAGCAAGGGCTGATCGTCGACATGTCCGTCGCGCGCAACATGACACTTGTGATCCGACGCGCACTCGCGCGGTGGGGCCTCATGTCGAGCGGCCGGGAGTACGCGAAGGCAGAAGAAGGCGCGGCCAAGCTCCGCGTCAAGGCCGGAGACCTCGACAGCGAAGCCCGCACGATGTCCGGCGGAAACCAGCAGAAGGTGGTTCTCGCCAAGTGGCTCGAAACGAATCCGAGACTGCTCATCGTCGATGAACCGACGCGCGGAATCGACATCGGCACGAAGGCAGAGGTGCACCGTCTGCTCGATGAGCTTGCCCAGCAGGGCATGGCGATTCTCATGATCTCGTCAGAGCTTCCCGAGGTGCTCGGCATGAGCGACCGCGTTCTCGTTGTGCGCGAGGGGCGCCTCACTGCCGAACTCAGCCGGGCTGATGCCACGTCTGAAACCGTCATGACCGCAGCGACGCGAACGGAGGACGCCGCATGA
- a CDS encoding LacI family DNA-binding transcriptional regulator, whose protein sequence is MSVSVRDVADRAQVSVGTVSNVLNRPERVSPTTVERVTAAIADLGFVRNDAARQLRAGRSRSIALSVLDIGNPFFTDIARGAEDRAREAGLSVLLANSDEDSGRESEHLDLFAEQRVFGILLTPVGARPERLESLRRQGTPTVLVDRQTDSSDFSSVAVDDVAGGYMAVKHLLDIGRRRIVFVGGPARIRQVADRLEGAQKAVAEVGDATLDVVLQESLSVLQGRAAGERLSARPASNRPDAVFAANDLLAMGLLQAFAMLGSIRVPDDVALIGYDDIDFTRASVVPLSSVRQPSHEIGHTAVDLLLRENAEGPSFTHEQIVFQPELVVRESTGN, encoded by the coding sequence ATGTCAGTCAGCGTTCGTGACGTCGCCGATCGCGCCCAGGTGTCGGTCGGCACGGTATCGAATGTGCTCAATCGGCCAGAGCGTGTTTCGCCGACCACCGTCGAGCGCGTCACAGCGGCGATCGCCGATCTTGGTTTTGTGCGCAACGATGCAGCTCGCCAGCTGCGAGCCGGTCGCAGCCGAAGCATCGCTTTGTCCGTGCTTGACATCGGCAACCCCTTCTTCACGGACATTGCTCGGGGCGCCGAAGATCGGGCTCGCGAAGCGGGGCTCTCTGTACTGCTCGCCAACAGCGACGAGGATTCGGGCCGCGAATCGGAGCACCTCGACCTGTTCGCAGAGCAGCGCGTCTTCGGCATCCTGCTCACACCCGTCGGCGCGCGACCCGAGAGGCTCGAGTCACTGCGTCGGCAGGGAACCCCAACGGTGCTCGTCGACAGGCAGACCGACAGTTCCGACTTCTCATCTGTCGCAGTTGACGACGTCGCAGGCGGGTACATGGCAGTGAAGCATCTGCTCGACATCGGCCGCCGACGCATCGTGTTCGTCGGAGGTCCTGCTCGGATTCGGCAGGTTGCCGACAGGCTCGAGGGTGCGCAGAAGGCGGTCGCCGAGGTGGGCGATGCCACGCTCGACGTGGTTCTGCAGGAGTCTCTGTCGGTGCTGCAGGGGCGGGCAGCGGGCGAGAGACTGAGTGCGCGACCGGCATCGAATCGACCGGATGCTGTGTTCGCAGCGAATGATCTGCTGGCGATGGGTCTGCTTCAGGCGTTCGCGATGCTGGGAAGCATCCGGGTTCCTGATGACGTCGCGCTGATCGGGTACGACGACATCGACTTCACCAGGGCGTCGGTTGTGCCGTTGTCATCTGTTCGTCAGCCCAGTCACGAGATCGGGCACACGGCGGTTGATCTGCTGCTGAGGGAGAACGCGGAAGGCCCGTCGTTCACGCACGAGCAGATCGTGTTTCAGCCCGAGCTCGTCGTGCGGGAATCGACCGGCAATTAG
- a CDS encoding antitoxin — translation MTDEPFKPRPRITSQGRRETDRANLRAELKRIDMRLHSQVIGTRRTDFIDGSPSYDAASMAIVRLTTVLERQENSFLHGVLTKTEQRSLVAVRNIVAHGGYSQMDDESFWISATRDLPDLIRRLQQALPDTDAEPTFD, via the coding sequence GTGACTGACGAGCCGTTCAAACCGCGTCCCCGCATCACCTCCCAGGGCCGGCGAGAAACAGATCGAGCCAACCTCCGTGCCGAGCTCAAACGAATCGATATGCGTCTGCACTCGCAGGTGATCGGAACTCGCCGCACCGACTTCATCGATGGATCGCCGTCATACGACGCGGCTTCGATGGCCATCGTTCGTTTGACCACTGTCCTGGAGCGCCAGGAGAACAGTTTTCTCCACGGGGTATTGACGAAGACAGAGCAGCGATCGCTCGTTGCTGTACGCAATATTGTCGCTCATGGTGGGTATTCACAGATGGACGATGAGTCCTTCTGGATCAGCGCCACACGAGATCTCCCAGATCTCATCCGTCGACTGCAGCAGGCACTTCCCGATACCGATGCCGAGCCGACATTCGACTAA
- a CDS encoding XRE family transcriptional regulator produces MTRFDPVRAAQLIKAARLDANLSQKELALRATISQPNLAEMESGKRRPSPMMLERILSAADFRPSVAVALNADALRTAASNRGFTSVSLFGSLVRGEDHFDSDIDILVDAEHPLSLFSLGAYAADVEELTGFPADVHEKASASRSSHGKSAADQSVPL; encoded by the coding sequence ATGACACGGTTCGATCCTGTGCGTGCAGCTCAACTCATAAAAGCCGCACGTCTCGATGCGAATCTGAGCCAGAAGGAACTGGCTCTGCGTGCGACGATCAGCCAGCCGAACCTTGCAGAAATGGAATCGGGCAAACGGCGTCCATCACCCATGATGCTCGAGCGCATCCTCTCCGCAGCAGATTTTCGCCCCTCTGTCGCCGTCGCCTTGAACGCAGACGCGCTCCGAACGGCCGCAAGCAACCGGGGGTTCACGTCGGTGAGTCTCTTCGGCTCCCTCGTGAGGGGTGAAGACCATTTCGACAGCGATATCGACATACTTGTCGATGCCGAACACCCTCTGTCGCTCTTCAGCCTTGGCGCCTATGCTGCCGACGTCGAAGAACTCACGGGATTCCCGGCCGATGTGCACGAAAAGGCATCAGCGAGTCGAAGCTCACACGGTAAATCGGCCGCCGATCAGTCGGTTCCGCTGTGA
- a CDS encoding LacI family DNA-binding transcriptional regulator — protein MASPVGIREVAERAKVSIGTVSNVLNKPDLVSAKTLERVLATMDELGFVRNDLARQLKMGGGTTLGMIVLNVANPFFGDLAHACESAAEAHGHTVIFGSSDQLVGREDRYIELFEEQRVRGMIIAPLDGPTERIERLIRRGMPVVLFDIHAGEGDFCSVAMDGAEGGYLATRHLLESGRRKIAFLGGPLHQVEDRWTGALRAVDEVDGAVLTHIDTVDQTIADGRAIGDQLAAMAPESRPDAVFGANDLLALGLMQSLVIADGLKVPRDIAIVGYDDIDYAASAIVPLTTVRQPKESLAHEAVRLVLDHAAAGTSHVHEHSLLPPELVVRASTV, from the coding sequence GTGGCCAGTCCGGTCGGAATTCGAGAAGTGGCTGAACGAGCCAAGGTGTCCATCGGGACAGTCTCTAACGTTCTCAACAAGCCCGATCTTGTCTCTGCTAAGACGCTCGAGCGTGTGCTTGCCACGATGGACGAACTCGGCTTCGTGCGAAATGATCTGGCTCGGCAACTCAAGATGGGTGGCGGAACGACTCTCGGGATGATCGTTCTTAACGTGGCGAACCCGTTCTTCGGTGACCTGGCCCACGCGTGCGAGAGCGCTGCAGAGGCCCACGGCCACACGGTGATCTTCGGAAGCAGCGACCAGCTCGTTGGCCGCGAGGACCGCTATATCGAACTGTTCGAGGAACAGCGCGTCCGCGGCATGATCATTGCCCCCCTCGATGGGCCGACCGAGCGGATTGAACGGCTTATTCGCCGCGGCATGCCTGTCGTTCTCTTCGATATTCACGCGGGCGAAGGCGACTTCTGTTCTGTGGCGATGGACGGTGCAGAGGGCGGGTACCTGGCCACCCGTCACCTCCTCGAGTCAGGACGTCGAAAAATCGCGTTCCTCGGTGGTCCACTTCATCAGGTGGAGGATCGCTGGACTGGTGCGCTCAGGGCGGTCGACGAGGTAGATGGAGCAGTTCTCACCCACATCGACACCGTCGACCAGACGATCGCTGACGGGAGGGCGATCGGTGATCAGCTGGCGGCAATGGCTCCTGAGTCTCGACCGGACGCGGTGTTCGGCGCAAACGACCTGCTCGCGCTCGGTCTCATGCAATCACTCGTCATTGCAGACGGGCTCAAGGTGCCGCGCGATATTGCCATCGTGGGCTACGACGATATCGACTATGCGGCATCGGCAATTGTTCCCTTGACGACGGTGCGCCAGCCGAAAGAGTCACTGGCACACGAGGCGGTTCGGCTGGTGCTCGACCATGCGGCAGCTGGCACGTCGCACGTTCACGAGCACTCTCTGCTGCCACCTGAGCTCGTAGTCAGAGCGAGTACAGTCTAG